Below is a genomic region from Chromatiales bacterium 21-64-14.
GGGGGCCACCGCAATGGGCCCAGGCCTGATCGGCAAGATGCCGGAGGCTTTGGCCGGCGGTACCGTAAAGGTCGGCATCCTGCACTCCCTCTCCGGGACCATGGCGATCAGCGAGATCCCGGTCAAGAACGCCGAGTTGATGGCGATCGAGGAGGTCAACGCCGCCGGCGGCGTTATGGGGAAACGGATCGTACCGGTGGTGGTCGACGGTGCATCGGATTGGCCAACCTTCGCGCAGAAGGCGCGCGAGCTGATCACCCGGGATCACGTCGCAACGGTATTCGGTTGTTGGACATCGGCGAGTCGTAAGGCCGTCAAGCCGGTCTTCGAGCAATACAAAAACCTGTTGTGGTATCCCGTCCAGTACGAGGGCAATGAGTGCTCCCCCAACATCATCTATACCGGCGCTTGCCCGAATCAGCAGATCGAGCCTGCCGTGACCTGGCTGTTGAAGAACAAGGGGAAGAAATTCTTCCTCGTCGGATCGGATTACGTGTTCCCACGGACCGCGAACGCGATCATCAAGGGTCAGTTGAAGGCCATGGGCGGCACGCTTGCAGGTGAGGAATACGCGCCCCTCGGCCACATGGAGTTCGCGACCATCGTGAACAAGATCCGCGAGTCCGGGGCCGATGTCGTCTTCAGTACCATCAACGGGGACAGCAACGTCGCCTTCTACAAGCAGTACGCGGCGGCAGGACTCACTCCGGAGAAGGCGCCCATCTTGGCGGTCAGTGTCGCCGAGGTGGAGGTCCAGGGCATCGGGCCGCAGTACTGCAAGGGCCACTACGCGAGCTGGAACTACTTCGAGACCACTGATACTGCTACGAATCCGAAATTCGTTTCCGAGTTCAAGAAGCGCTACGGGACTTCCCAGGTTACCGATGACCCCATCGAGCACGGATATCTCAACGTCTACCTATGGAAACTTGCGGTCGAGAAGGCCAAGAGTTTCCACCCAATGACGGTTCGTGCCGCGGTCGGCAAGGTGCGCTTCAATGCCCCGCAGGGTGAAGTGCATGTGGATCCGGGCAACCAGAACATGTATCAGATCGCGCGCATCGGTGAGATTACCGAAAACGGCATGTTCAAAGAGGCATGGAAGTCCGATGGGTTGGTTAAGCCGGAGCCCTACAGCCGTTACATCTCCAACATGGTATGTGATTGGGCACGCGGTGGATTGGTGAAACGCTAAAAGCGCGTTTCCCAGTTCAGGACTACGGATAAACTGACGCGAGGTGCGCGTGGATGGATGCTGCAGCCGCATTTTCACAGATCTTCACCGGCTTGAGCACGGCATCGATCCTGTTGATGATGGCCCTGGGCCTGGCGGTGATATTCGGGCTCATGGGCGTGATCAACATGGCCCACGGCGAACTGATGACCATGGGCGCATACACGGCCTATCTTTGCCAACAGGCCTTCGCGCACCTCGCGCCAGATTTGTCTGGGTGGTCGTATGCGGTTGCCATACCGATGTCGTTTCTGGTCAGCGCGCTCCTCGGTTGGGTAATCGAAGTGCTGTTGGTTCGGCATCTATACGGCCGTCCCCTGGAAACCCTGCTGGCGACCTGGGGACTAAGCCTGATTTTGCAACAGAGTTTTCGCACGATCTTCGGTTCCAACAACGTCTTTGTCGGGACTCCCGCCGTGCTTACCGGCGGGCTGGCGCTGGGTAGTTCCGTGCAGTTGCCCTATGTACGGCTGTTCATTCTGGGACTCGCGGCTCTTTCGCTGTTCGGGATCTTCATGTTCCTTTACCGTACACGGACCGGGCTGATGATGCGTGCGGTGATGCAAAACCGCCCGATCGCGGCAAGCTGCGGCATCTCCACACGACGCATCGATGCGCTGACCTTTGCGTTTGGGTCCGGCCTTGCCGGACTCGCCGGATGCGCCTTGGCGCTCATCGGATCCATAGGTCCTACGACCGGCCAGAATTATATTGTCGACTCGTTCATGGTAGTGGTGCTCGGCGGGGTCGGTCAGCTCCTCGGAACGGTGGTCGGCGCCCTCACAATAGGCGAGGTCCATGCATTAGTGGAGTACTTCACTTCCTCCACCGCGGCCCGGGTCGTCGTGTTCACAATGATCATCCTGTTCCTGCAGGCCCGGCCCGGCGGTTTGTTCCCCTCCGTCACCCGCGTGCTGGACTAGACCATGGAGGCGCGGTGAGCAGCGTGGCCGTGCCGGCCCCATCCGCAGGGGACCGAAGTGGACCCGTCCGTACCGGCGCGCTGCTGGCCACCGGCCTGTTGGTAGCCGCGAGTATGGCCCCGCTGGTGCTTCATCAGACCTCCCTCAATCTGCTGGGTCAGTTTCTGGCTTTGGGGATTCTCGCGGTAGGGATGGATCTGATCTGGGGATATGCGGGCATTTTGAGCCTGGGCCAGGGGGTCTTCTTCGGAATCGGCGGATACCTGGCGGCGATGTATCTAAAACTACAGGGACTCGCGCCGGGGACCTTGCCGGACTTCATGAGTTGGAGCGGGGTGACGACGCTGCCCTTGCTGTGGCGCCCGTTCGAGAGCTTTTCGCTGACTCTATTGATGATCCTGACCGTGCCGGGGCTGCTCGCGTATCTGTTCGCCGTCGTGGTGTTCCGCAGCCGTATTCGCGGGGTGTACTTTTCCATTATTACCCAGGCGCTGGCGGTGGCGGCCTCGACCCTGGTCGTGGACCAGCAACAGTTCACCGGGGGGAGTTCGGGGTTGACCGGTTTCGGATCAATTTTCGGGCATTCCTTCTATGCCCGCGGGACCCAGGTCGCGATGTACGAACTCACCGTGTGTATCCTTGCCGCGGTCTTTGCGCTGGCCTGGATCCTGACGCGTTCCAATTTCGGTGTCCTGCTCCGTGCGGTGCGGGACGGCGAGAACCGCCTGCGGTTCCTTGGGTACAATCCGACCACCTTCAAGGCATTCGTGTTCGGGCTTGCGGGATTGTGCGCCGGGCTCGCCGGTGCCCTCTATGTCCCGCAGAACGGGATCATCGCGCCCGGGATGCTGGGGGTCGTGCCATCCATCGAGATGGTGATCTGGGTGGCGGTGGGTGGCCGCGGCACGATCAGTGGGGCCTTGGCTGGAGCCCTCGTAGTCAACTATGCCAAGTACTATCTGAGCAGTGCGTATCCTGACATCTGGCTGTTCCTGGTCGGCGCGATGTTTGTGATAGTCGTGCTGTTCTTCCCGCGCGGACTGATGGGTCTTGTCGACCTCGCGCGGCGTCGAACCGGGCGTTCCCGGCCATGATCGGGTCGGGCGAGTCGATACTGGAGGTGAGCGACCTGGTCGTGGAATTTGACGGCTTCCGGGCGCTGGACCGCCTCAGCTTTGTATTGTACGAAAATCGACTGACGGTGGTGATCGGGCCCAACGGCGCCGGCAAGACTACGTTCCTGGATGTGATCACCGGGCGGACCCGCGCACGTAGCGGTTCGGTACGGTTCCTGGGGCGCGATATCACGGAACTGCCCGATTACCGGATCGCGCGGCTGGGGATGGTGCGGAAATTTCAGACCCCCAGTGTCTTCCCGGAACTAAGCGTCTGGGAAAACCTGCGCGTGGCCGCCGCGCCTGTGAAGGGACTTTGGCACGCCGTGGCGGGACGCTTGGCCGACGATACCCGGCAAGTTATCGAGGCCGCCTTGGAAACTATCGGGCTCAAGGCGCACGCGCGTAGTGTCGCGACGTCCCTGTCCCATGGTCAGCGCCAGTGGCTGGAGATTGGCATGGCCCTCGCCATGCAGCCGAAACTGCTGTTACTGGATGAGCCGGTTGCCGGCATGACCCTGGATGAAGTGGCGCGTACCGCGGAACTCCTGCAAGAGATCGCGCGTTCCCGGTCAGTGCTCGTGATCGAGCACGACATGAGCTTTGTGCGGCGGATCGCCGAACGGGTCTGCGTGTTTCACCAGGGCCGCCAACTGGTGGAGGGTTCGTTCGAACGGGTCAGCGAAGATCGACAGGTGCGCGAAGTATATCTGGGAGTGGAGACCGCATGAACCCGCCCCTCCTCCAGGTGGAGAACCTCACCACCGGTTATGGCACCGCTACCGTGGTGCGCGGCGCGGCGCTGGAGGTACACCAGGGCCAAGTAACCTGCCTGCTGGGGCGCAACGGTGTCGGCAAGACCACCTTTCTGAAGGCCTTGATGGGCCTGTTGCCGGTGTGGCAGGGGAGTATCCGCTACCGTGGCGTCGATATCTCTAGTACACCTACCTATCGCCGCGCCCGCAGCGGATTCGCCTACGTTCCCCAAGGGCGCGAGATCCTGCCCCAGCTCAGTGTCCAGGAGAATATTCTGCTCGGTGGGTTCGCGTGCGCGGAATCCGAACCCTCCATCCCCGATGAGATCTTCGCCTACTTCCCGGTGTTGCGCACCATGCTACGGCGCCGCGCGGGCAATCTCTCCGGCGGGCAACAACAACAACTCGCGCTGGCCCGGGCGCTGATGGCGCGGCCGACCCTGCTGCTGCTGGATGAGCCGACCGAGGGGATTCAGCCGAACCTGGTGGAGGACATACGCCGGGCGATCCTGGCCATGAACCGCGAAATGGGACTCACCGTGCTGCTGGTCGAACAGAAAATGGCCTTCGTGCGCTCCGTGGCGCAGACCTATTATGCGATGGACCGCGGCGCCGTGTCGGCCCATGGCGCCATGGCGGACCTGGATGACGGCACGGTACGGCGCTATCTCGAGGTCAGCTAACGCAGGGTTTCACGCGTGGCGGCCCAAGCGGCGGGTCTCCGCGCGCCCCGTAACGGTGCGCGGGGCGTATTCAGCGGCTTCCGGTGGTGCCGGTTTCTCGCTGAAAATCCATCAAGTTTTAGGGATATACAGCGTGTTTCTACCACGCACGAAGCACGCGCCGTCCGGTGATGGCATGGAGCTTGCTGAGTTAGGCAATCAGTACGCCCGTTTCGAGTGCAGGGCGGGGCCGCGGGTCCGCAAGCGGGTCCACCGTTGCCTCATCACGGGGCGGATGACGACACGGGAGGCGGGTTCAGGGCGCGTGGCAGCCAGGGTAGCAGAGGCCAGGAACATGGCGGCGGTTTCGATGCAGCACGGCTGGCGGGCGCGCCTGGAGTTGGCCTTCGAACCGCGCACGCTACCCACGGGCGCGCGCACGGTGCTGGCCCATCGCCGCCATTGCGGGCCGCTGCTCGTGCAGCGCCCGTTCTATCCGGAGGGGCCGGTCTGTCACGTCGTGCTGGTTCATCCGCCCGGGGGCATGGTCGGGGGCGACGCGTTGGAACTGGAGGTGGATTGCGCGCCCCGGGCCGACGTGCTGATGACGACGCCGGGCGCGACCAAATGCTACCGCAGCAACGGGCCGGGCGTGGTAGTGACACAACACCTGCAGGTGCGCAGGGACGCAGCGCTGGAATGGCTGCCTCAGGAGCTGATCGTGTTCGAGGGCGGCGCACTGGACACGGTGACGCGCGTCGACCTGGAGCCCGGGGCGCGCTTTCTCGGCTGGGAGATCCTGTGCCTCGGCCGCCCGGCGGCGGACGAACGCTTTGCGGCCGGGTCGATTGCGCAGCGCTTCCAGGTCCACCGTGGCGAACGGCCGTTGCTGATGGAACGGCTGCAAGCGACGGGTGGCGGCGGGGTCCTCCATGGGCCATGGGGACTGCATGGCCACGCGGTATCGGCCACCCTGGTGGCGCTACCGGCGGACGCATCGTTGCGGGATCAGGTGCGCCGGTGCGCGGTGGACGAACCCGGTTTTACGGCGTCGTTGCTGGATGAGGTGCTGGTATGCCGGTATCTGGGAGAGAGTACTGCGCGGGCCCGGCGTTGCCTGGAACGGGCGTGGGCCATCATCCGCCCCGCGGTGTTGGGCCGCGCCGCCCGGCAACCCAGGATCTGGAGGACGTGACGATGGCCCAGCGTGCATCGACGGGACCTGCCAACCGCGCCAACCGCTAAGGACAAGACCATGGATCTTACTCCACGGGAAAAGGACAAATTGCTGTTGTTCACGGCGGGGCTGCTTGCCGAACGGCGCAAGGCCCGCGGTGTCCGGCTCAACTATCCGGAGGCGGCGGCGTACATCAGCGCAGCGTTGCTGGAGCGTGCCCGGGACGGGGCCAGCGTTGCAGAGCTGATGAGCTACGGCGCGACCTTGCTGATGCGCGAGGATGTGATGGAGGGCGTGCCCGAGATGTTGGATCAGGTTCAGGTGGAGGCCACCTTCCCGGACGGAACGAAACTGGTCACGGTGCACAACCCGATCGGCTGACTGGGCGCCGGACCGGGCGAATCATCTCTAATCCTATAAACGAGGGCTGCGCATGATCCCGGGCGAATATCTGGTGGCGGATGGTGAGATCACCCTAAACGAAGGGCGCCCGACCTTGACCCTCACGGTGTCCAACACCGGTGACCGTCCGATACAGGTGGGTTCCCACTATCACTTCCACGAAACCAATGCGGCCTTGTCCTTCGACCGGGATGCCGCGCGCGGCTTCCGCCTCGACATTGCGGCCGGTACCGCGGTTCGTTTCGAGCCGGGACAGGAACGCGAGGTGACCTTGGTCGCCTACGCGGGCGCGCGCCGGGTGTTCGGTTTCAGGGGCCAGATCATGGGCCCGCTGGAGCAGCCGTGATGGCGCGCATCTCCCGCCAGGCCTATGCGGAAATGTTCGGCCCGACCACCGGCGACCGGGTGCGGTTGGCCGATACCGAGTTGTTCATCGAAGTAGAGAGCGACCGCACGTTGTATGGCGAGGAGGTCAAGTTCGGCGGCGGGAAGGTGATCCGTGACGGTATGGGGCAAAGCCAGCGCGGGGCCCCCGAGGCCGTGGACACCGTCATCACCAACGCGCTGATCGTCGATCACTGGGGCATCGTCAAGGCGGACATCGGCATCCGCGCGGGGCGCATCGCGGCCATCGGAAAGGCCGGCAATCCAGACGTACAGCCCGGTGTCGAGATCGTGATCGGGCCCGGTACCGAGGTCATCGCCGGAGAGGGGCTGATCGCCACCGCCGGGGGTATCGACGCCCATATCCATTTCATCTGTCCGCAGCAGGTGGAGGAGGCGCTCATGTCCGGCATCACCACCATGCTGGGCGGCGGCACCGGCCCGGCCACCGGCACCAACGCCACCACCTGCACGCCGGGGGTGTGGAACATCCACCGGATGCTGCAGGCGGCGGACGGCCTGCCCATGAATCTGGGCTTTCTCGGCAAGGGCAACGCGAGCCTGCCCGATGCGTTGCGCGCGCAGGTGGAAGCCGGCGCCATGGGCCTCAAACTGCACGAGGACTGGGGCACCACCCCGGCCGCGATCGACTGCTGCCTGTCAGTGGCAGACGACTACGACGTCCAGGTGGCCATCCATACCGACACCCTCAACGAGTCGGGCTTTGTGGAGCATACCCTGGCGGCGTTCCGCGGCCGCGTGATCCACACCTACCACACCGAGGGGGCCGGCGGCGGTCACGCGCCGGACATCATTCGCGCCTGTGGCGAACCCAACGTGCTGCCGTCCAGCACCAATCCCACGCGGCCCTACACGGTCAATACCGTGGATGAGCATCTGGACATGCTCATGGTCTGTCATCACCTGGACCCCGCGATCGCGGAAGACGTCGCGTTCGCGGAATCGCGCATTCGGCGCGAGACCATCGCCGCCGAAGACATCCTGCACGACCTCGGCGCATTCTCCATGATCGCCTCCGACTCCCAGGCCATGGGACGGGTCGGCGAGGTCATCACGCGGACCTGGCAGACCGCCCACAAGATGAAGGTACAGCGCGGCGCCCTGCCCGGCGATGGTGCATGCCGCGACAACCTGCGGGTGCGGCGCTACGTCGCCAAGTACACCATCAACCCGGCCCTCACCCATGGGATCGCCCACGAGGTGGGTTCGCTGGAGGTGGGCAAGCTCGCCGACATCGTGCTGTGGCGTCCGGCGTTCTTCGGGGTCAAGCCCTCGCTGGTGATCAAGGGCGGGTTCATCGCGGCGGCACTCATGGGTGACCCCAACGCGTCCATCCCGACCCCACAGCCGGTGCACTACCGGCCCATGTTCGCGGCGTTCGGCCGGGCCCTGCAGGCGACCTCTCTGACCTTCGTGTCCCAGGCCGCCTATGACGCGGGAGTGGGCGAGCCCTTGGGGCTCGCCAAGCGTCTGTCCCCGGTGCGCGCCACCCGTTCGGTCGGCAAGAAGGACATGGTGCATAACCATTGGTTGCCGAGGATCGACGTGGATCCGCAGACCTACGAGGTACGCGCCGACGGTGAACTGCTCACCTGCGAGCCAGCCAGCGTGCTGCCCTTGGCCCAACGCTACTTCCTGTTCTGAGCGCCTGCACCGTGGGAATGATCCGACTCATCGAACAACTGGCCGCGGACTCGGTGGTGGCTGCGGCGCCGAGCACCGTGACGCTTCCGTTCGCCGACCGCCAGCGCAGCCGGCTGCGCACACAATTGGACGACGGCCGGGAAGCGGGCCTGTTCCTGCCGCGCGGTACCATTCTGCGCCACGGCGATCTGCTGCGCGCCGAGGATGGGCCCCTGGTGCGGGTACGCGCGGCGGCGGAGGCGGTTTCCACCGCCCGTCACGAAGATCCGTGGCGCTTGGCGCGCGCCTGCTATCACCTGGGCAACCGGCACGTCGCCCTCCAGATCGGGTCCGGCTGGGTCCGTTACCTGCACGATCATGTGCTGGACGCCTTGGCGGTGGAACTCGGCCTGCAGGTGGTGTTCGAGCGGGCGCCGTTCGAGCCCGAGGCCGGGGCGTTTCACGGGGGGCACGGCGGTGGACATTCCCACGGCCATTGAGACCGCCGCGGTCGCGGACGCGGAGGCCGCGCGCGTGCGCTTGTGGCAGCTCATCAGTCCGGCGTTGCCGGTCGGCGCCTATGCCTACTCGCAAGGGCTGGAGCAGGCGGCCGCCGCGGGTTGGGTACACGACGAGCGCAGCGCCACCGATTGGATCCGCGGCCATCTCCACCACGGCCCGGCAGTGGCGGATGTACCGGTGCTGGCACGCTGCCATGACGCCTGGGTCCGCGCGGATCCCGCGCGCGCCCGGTATTGGAGCCAGGTGCTGCTGGCCACCCGCGGTGCGGCGGAACTGTTGGCGGAGGATCGCCAATTGGGCACGGCCCTCGCCCGGGTCCTGACGACGCTCGGGGTGGACGAGGCCGCGGAGTGGTTGGCGGATCGCGATGCGAGCTTCGCGTGTCTGTTCGCGCTGGCCGCGGCGCGCTGGAACCTGGGCGTGGCGGAGGCGGCGACCGGCCATCTTTGGGCGTGGCTGGAGAACCAGGTCTCCGCGGCGGTGAAGCTGGTCCCCCTGGGGCAGAGCGCGGGCCAGCGCATCGCGTTCGCCATCGGGCAGGAACTGGGCGCGGCGGTGCGCCGGGGCCTGGCGTTGCCCGACGACGCCATCGGCGCGAGCACCCCCGGGGTTGCCGTCGCCGCCGCGCGTCATGAAACCCAGTACACCCGGTTGTTCCGTTCGTGAGCGGGTGCGCCGCGGTAAACCGTTCTATTGGAGGATCAGCACAATGAACCGAGATCGTGTTCTGCGGGTGGGCGTGGGTGGCCCGGTGGGATCCGGCAAGACCGCCCTGGTGGACACGCTGTGCAAACGTCTGCGCGGGCGTTACCAGGTGGCGGTGGTCACCAATGATATCTATACCCGCGAGGACGCGGAGTTCCTGGTGCGCAGCCAGGCGTTGGCGCCGGAGCGGATCGTCGGGGTGGAGACCGGCGGCTGCCCCCATACCGCGATCCGCGAGGACGCGTCCATGAATCTGGCGGCCATCGATGACCTGGAACGGCGCTTCCCCGGACTCGACCTGGTGCTGGTGGAGAGCGGCGGCGACAATCTGAGTGCCACGTTCAGTCCCGAGTTGGCGGACCTGACCGTCTATGTGATCGATGTCGCGGCCGGCGACAAGATCCCGCGCAAGGGCGGCCCGGGGATCACCCGCTCGGACCTCCTGGTGATCAACAAGATCGATCTTGCACCGCTGGTGGGTGCCTCCCTGGAGGTGATGGCACGCGACGCCAGGAAAATGCGTGGCGAGGGCCCGTTCCTGTTCACCAACCTGAAGACGGGGATCGGGGTGGACGGCGTGGAGGCGTTCCTGATCCGCGCCGGCATGCTGGACGCGGTGCCGGTCTGATCGGGTCTGACCCGGTCTGGCCGATCTGCCCACGCCGGGCGTGGCCGCGTCAGTGTGAACGCGCGTCGGTGCCGCCGGACGTGCGGCTCAGCCGCGCCAGACGCCGAATCGTGTCCAGGTCGCGTTGTACCCCCGAGGTGGCGCGGATGCGCTCGAGGATGACGCGCTTCTGCGCGATGAAATCCGCGGCGAGTTTGATTTCCTGTTCCCGTTGCAGCGGTGGCGGGAGGTGGATCGTGTGGGTGGAATCCACTCGCCCCGGGCTGGGCGCAAGTACCACGACCCGGTCGGCCAGGTAGACCGCCTCCTCGACGTCGTGGGTGACGAACAGGATGGTGGTGCGCTCGATCTCGAACAGGTGCAGGATCAGATCGTGCATGACCTCCCGGGTCTGGGCGTCCAGTGCCCCGAACGGTTCATCCATGAGCAGCACCTCGGGACGCGACATCAGGGCGCGCGCGATGGCGACACGTTGGCGCATGCCACCGGAGAGCTGGTTCGGATAGCGGTCCTTGGACCGCTCCAGGCCCATCAGCTCCAGCAGCGCGTAGGAGCGGTCCACCGCGGATGCGGCGTCCGCCTCACTCGAATCCTGCTGGTGCGCCTTGAGCAACCGGCAGAAGCGGATGTTCTCCATTACGGTGAGCCAGGGGAACAGGCTGTAGTCCTGGAACACCATGACCCGGTCGCAGCCCGGCCCGGTAACCGGCCGGCCGTTGACCCGTACTTCCCCGCCGCTTGGAAGCTCCAGCCCGCCAACGATGCGTAGCAGCGTAGATTTGCCGCAGCCGGAGGCGCCCACCAGGGCCAGGAATTCATTTTCCTGGACCGACAGGCTCACGTCTTCCAGCGCATGCAGGTCGCCCCGCGGCGATGGGAATACCTTCGAGAGCCCGAGCACATCGATCTTCGCGGTCACTTTTGTGCGTGCCCCGTTCAGTGGTAAAGCCATGGGAAGGCCCTGCGGTGCATGAAGCGCAGGAGCTGGTCCATCACCAACCCGATCACGCCGATCATCAGGATCCCGACGAAGATCTTGTCGGTCTGCAGAAAACGCTGGGCCTGCAGGATCGCGAACCCAAGGCCGGAATTGGACGCCACCAGTTCCGCCACCACCAGATAGGTCCAGGCCCAGCCCAGTGTGATCCGCAGCGTGTCCACGATCCCCGGCAGCGCCGACTTGAACAACACCAGCTTGAGGATCTCTCCACGTGAAGCCCCCATGGTCTGCGCCGCCTCGATCTGGGTAACCGGAACGCGGCGCACGTCTTCGGCGACCAACAGCACCTGCTGGAAGAACGTGCCGATCCAGATGACCGCGATCTTTGATCCCTCCCCGATCCCAACCCACAGCAGCACCAGGGGCACGAACGCCACCGCCGGCAGGTAACGCGCGAAC
It encodes:
- a CDS encoding urea ABC transporter substrate-binding protein is translated as MKLNRRNFIKSTLAVGATAMGPGLIGKMPEALAGGTVKVGILHSLSGTMAISEIPVKNAELMAIEEVNAAGGVMGKRIVPVVVDGASDWPTFAQKARELITRDHVATVFGCWTSASRKAVKPVFEQYKNLLWYPVQYEGNECSPNIIYTGACPNQQIEPAVTWLLKNKGKKFFLVGSDYVFPRTANAIIKGQLKAMGGTLAGEEYAPLGHMEFATIVNKIRESGADVVFSTINGDSNVAFYKQYAAAGLTPEKAPILAVSVAEVEVQGIGPQYCKGHYASWNYFETTDTATNPKFVSEFKKRYGTSQVTDDPIEHGYLNVYLWKLAVEKAKSFHPMTVRAAVGKVRFNAPQGEVHVDPGNQNMYQIARIGEITENGMFKEAWKSDGLVKPEPYSRYISNMVCDWARGGLVKR
- a CDS encoding urea ABC transporter permease subunit UrtB; the encoded protein is MDAAAAFSQIFTGLSTASILLMMALGLAVIFGLMGVINMAHGELMTMGAYTAYLCQQAFAHLAPDLSGWSYAVAIPMSFLVSALLGWVIEVLLVRHLYGRPLETLLATWGLSLILQQSFRTIFGSNNVFVGTPAVLTGGLALGSSVQLPYVRLFILGLAALSLFGIFMFLYRTRTGLMMRAVMQNRPIAASCGISTRRIDALTFAFGSGLAGLAGCALALIGSIGPTTGQNYIVDSFMVVVLGGVGQLLGTVVGALTIGEVHALVEYFTSSTAARVVVFTMIILFLQARPGGLFPSVTRVLD
- a CDS encoding urea ABC transporter permease subunit UrtC, with the translated sequence MAPLVLHQTSLNLLGQFLALGILAVGMDLIWGYAGILSLGQGVFFGIGGYLAAMYLKLQGLAPGTLPDFMSWSGVTTLPLLWRPFESFSLTLLMILTVPGLLAYLFAVVVFRSRIRGVYFSIITQALAVAASTLVVDQQQFTGGSSGLTGFGSIFGHSFYARGTQVAMYELTVCILAAVFALAWILTRSNFGVLLRAVRDGENRLRFLGYNPTTFKAFVFGLAGLCAGLAGALYVPQNGIIAPGMLGVVPSIEMVIWVAVGGRGTISGALAGALVVNYAKYYLSSAYPDIWLFLVGAMFVIVVLFFPRGLMGLVDLARRRTGRSRP
- a CDS encoding urea ABC transporter ATP-binding protein UrtD, whose amino-acid sequence is MIGSGESILEVSDLVVEFDGFRALDRLSFVLYENRLTVVIGPNGAGKTTFLDVITGRTRARSGSVRFLGRDITELPDYRIARLGMVRKFQTPSVFPELSVWENLRVAAAPVKGLWHAVAGRLADDTRQVIEAALETIGLKAHARSVATSLSHGQRQWLEIGMALAMQPKLLLLDEPVAGMTLDEVARTAELLQEIARSRSVLVIEHDMSFVRRIAERVCVFHQGRQLVEGSFERVSEDRQVREVYLGVETA
- a CDS encoding urea ABC transporter ATP-binding subunit UrtE, whose product is MNPPLLQVENLTTGYGTATVVRGAALEVHQGQVTCLLGRNGVGKTTFLKALMGLLPVWQGSIRYRGVDISSTPTYRRARSGFAYVPQGREILPQLSVQENILLGGFACAESEPSIPDEIFAYFPVLRTMLRRRAGNLSGGQQQQLALARALMARPTLLLLDEPTEGIQPNLVEDIRRAILAMNREMGLTVLLVEQKMAFVRSVAQTYYAMDRGAVSAHGAMADLDDGTVRRYLEVS
- a CDS encoding urease subunit gamma, with product MDLTPREKDKLLLFTAGLLAERRKARGVRLNYPEAAAYISAALLERARDGASVAELMSYGATLLMREDVMEGVPEMLDQVQVEATFPDGTKLVTVHNPIG
- a CDS encoding urease subunit beta, with translation MIPGEYLVADGEITLNEGRPTLTLTVSNTGDRPIQVGSHYHFHETNAALSFDRDAARGFRLDIAAGTAVRFEPGQEREVTLVAYAGARRVFGFRGQIMGPLEQP
- a CDS encoding urease subunit alpha; translation: MARISRQAYAEMFGPTTGDRVRLADTELFIEVESDRTLYGEEVKFGGGKVIRDGMGQSQRGAPEAVDTVITNALIVDHWGIVKADIGIRAGRIAAIGKAGNPDVQPGVEIVIGPGTEVIAGEGLIATAGGIDAHIHFICPQQVEEALMSGITTMLGGGTGPATGTNATTCTPGVWNIHRMLQAADGLPMNLGFLGKGNASLPDALRAQVEAGAMGLKLHEDWGTTPAAIDCCLSVADDYDVQVAIHTDTLNESGFVEHTLAAFRGRVIHTYHTEGAGGGHAPDIIRACGEPNVLPSSTNPTRPYTVNTVDEHLDMLMVCHHLDPAIAEDVAFAESRIRRETIAAEDILHDLGAFSMIASDSQAMGRVGEVITRTWQTAHKMKVQRGALPGDGACRDNLRVRRYVAKYTINPALTHGIAHEVGSLEVGKLADIVLWRPAFFGVKPSLVIKGGFIAAALMGDPNASIPTPQPVHYRPMFAAFGRALQATSLTFVSQAAYDAGVGEPLGLAKRLSPVRATRSVGKKDMVHNHWLPRIDVDPQTYEVRADGELLTCEPASVLPLAQRYFLF
- a CDS encoding urease accessory protein UreE, with the protein product MIRLIEQLAADSVVAAAPSTVTLPFADRQRSRLRTQLDDGREAGLFLPRGTILRHGDLLRAEDGPLVRVRAAAEAVSTARHEDPWRLARACYHLGNRHVALQIGSGWVRYLHDHVLDALAVELGLQVVFERAPFEPEAGAFHGGHGGGHSHGH
- a CDS encoding urease accessory protein UreF, encoding MPTAIETAAVADAEAARVRLWQLISPALPVGAYAYSQGLEQAAAAGWVHDERSATDWIRGHLHHGPAVADVPVLARCHDAWVRADPARARYWSQVLLATRGAAELLAEDRQLGTALARVLTTLGVDEAAEWLADRDASFACLFALAAARWNLGVAEAATGHLWAWLENQVSAAVKLVPLGQSAGQRIAFAIGQELGAAVRRGLALPDDAIGASTPGVAVAAARHETQYTRLFRS
- a CDS encoding urease accessory protein UreG — translated: MNRDRVLRVGVGGPVGSGKTALVDTLCKRLRGRYQVAVVTNDIYTREDAEFLVRSQALAPERIVGVETGGCPHTAIREDASMNLAAIDDLERRFPGLDLVLVESGGDNLSATFSPELADLTVYVIDVAAGDKIPRKGGPGITRSDLLVINKIDLAPLVGASLEVMARDARKMRGEGPFLFTNLKTGIGVDGVEAFLIRAGMLDAVPV
- a CDS encoding sulfonate ABC transporter ATP-binding protein; translation: MALPLNGARTKVTAKIDVLGLSKVFPSPRGDLHALEDVSLSVQENEFLALVGASGCGKSTLLRIVGGLELPSGGEVRVNGRPVTGPGCDRVMVFQDYSLFPWLTVMENIRFCRLLKAHQQDSSEADAASAVDRSYALLELMGLERSKDRYPNQLSGGMRQRVAIARALMSRPEVLLMDEPFGALDAQTREVMHDLILHLFEIERTTILFVTHDVEEAVYLADRVVVLAPSPGRVDSTHTIHLPPPLQREQEIKLAADFIAQKRVILERIRATSGVQRDLDTIRRLARLSRTSGGTDARSH
- a CDS encoding nitrate transport permease nrtB, coding for MAEGTPVERADAPVPPPHPPAPAAARAPDVWQIRGQLSGRRYFVIALAGFAFTLGFWWALSVSGWVNPLFLPDPPTVLHRFSQWLLHGSLLADTRISVLRVTVAFVISSVMAVPLGLYIGAFAPVQAFFEPLMEFARYLPAVAFVPLVLLWVGIGEGSKIAVIWIGTFFQQVLLVAEDVRRVPVTQIEAAQTMGASRGEILKLVLFKSALPGIVDTLRITLGWAWTYLVVAELVASNSGLGFAILQAQRFLQTDKIFVGILMIGVIGLVMDQLLRFMHRRAFPWLYH